The following is a genomic window from Flavobacterium sp..
GTCAGGACCAACATTTGTTACATCATCTACTGCAGTATGACAAACAAGACCTTTTAAAGTAGCAGATTTTAAATAAGTTGAATTTAAATTATTATTTAATTGTTGTAACAAGATCAAAGACCCTGCAACACTTGGTGAAGCCATAGATGTTCCTGATAAGGTGTCATAAGTTGACGTTGATGCATTACTCGTTGAAAATACACTTGTTCCATCTGCAGCAATGTCTGGCTTAATTCTACCATCATCAGTTGGCCCTTGACTACTTGAAGCATTGATTGACATAGCTGACATATTACCCGTTATAGGATGCACTGTCGGATTAGCATTTGCAACAATTAATAAGTTTTTAGCATTCTTGTTACCAGTTAACTTATCTAAACCAGCAGCAAAACCACCTGTATAAGTTTCTTGACCAGAATTACCAGCAGAATGAACCGATAAATAATATGGAAAAGAATAAGCAATTTGATCCCAATCAACAGCGGCATCATTATAACACCCCATATACCAAACAGGAACATTTAACTCATTAGCATCATTATAGATTGGAATACCATAGGAATGATTAGAAACTAATAATCCAGTAGCAGCTTCATTGGCTACCTCATTTTCATCGCCAGACCAATCATAAGATTTAACACTAGATTCATAGGCCATCCCTCTTGCATTAGCAGTAACACCTTTTGCACAAACAGTACCCACTACATGCGTAGCATGTAGATCAGCAGCAGGGTTTACGGAAGGGTAATCTGGGTTTGAAATTCTAGAAGAACCACTTAATTGAAACTCTTGGTGAGCAGATAAAGCCCAGCCACCATCCCATACACCAACTGACATTCCTAGACCCGTTAAGCTTAAGCCCAAAGTGCCACTAGGGTATAATTTATTTGTTTTAAGAGCGAAAGCACTATACTTATTATCTGTTGATATAAAAATGGGTGAATCGTTAACAATATCGTAAATTCTATATTTGACACCATTACTAAAGAAATCACGTATTGATTTTTTAGCTTCCATATAAGCAAGAACTCTTGCTTCCCTTGCGACATTATTGTTTGCCAAAAAATTAAAAGTACGTAGGGTAAGTTCCTCATCATAAGATTGAGAAAGTAATGTTTTTTCAGCTTCATTTTGGGCAGCTACATTAATTAAACCAAAAAAGAAAACTAATAAAACTTTAATGAAAAAATAATTTTTAATCATATTGAAATAGTTTGAGACATTATAAATTAAGAATCAAAATTACAAAAAAAAACCGAAACTAAAAGTTTCGGTTTTTAATATAAAAATAAATGAATTACTGAATTACGAACTCATGTTCTGAAAATGCTCCAAAATCACCACCACCAGAGAATAGAGAAGCTCCATTATTCAAGTTGTTCATAGAATAAGTTCCGGAAACTGTTGCACTAGTATACATACCATCTCCGTAATCATCATAAATTACAAAAGTATAAGTACCAGGAGCCAAACATTTTACAACAGAAAAAGTACTTCTGTCAGCAAAACCTAATGCAGCGTAACCTGTAATTGTAGTACCAGCAGCATCAAAACCTCCAGAATCAATTAAGTTTAATGAAGAATCATACAATTCCCAAGCTGTTTCTTCTGGATAATTGTCAAATTTAATTGATAATCTAGCACGAACAGAAGCACAAGGTCTATATAGGTTAAAAGTAGATTTAGTTGTTCCTACACCTGTTAAAACACCATTAGAATATGTTCCATAAAAAGTGGTTTGATTCAAATCTTCAGCTGGAACTAAACCAACAACGATTTTATTACCATCCACTAAACCATTACCAACTACAGTAACTTCATAAACTCCCTCTTTAGAACCCGCTGGAATTGTTACAGTAGCAGGAACTGAATAATTAGCAGCTCCGTGTGTAGTTGATGGATCAACAACTAAACCAAAGGTTCTATCACTTCCTGTGGCTTCTGAAGCTAAAATTTTACCTTCAACCACAACCGTTTGACCATCAGAAAGCTCAACGGTTTGGTAATTTTCTAGTCCAACGTAATTAGCCGTCTGGCTATCACCTGAATTATCTTCTTCACAACTAAACATTGCAAATGACAATGTCAAAGCAGCAAAGTAAGCTATTGATTTTTTTAATATCATAATTTTCAAATTTTAGTAATTAATTTTGACCTGTGATACTCGGATTGTTATCCATTTCTACCTGAGGAATTTGGAATGACATTTCATCAATATCATAAGCAAAAGATTGATTAGGACGGAAAACATGGTTAGTACCTCTTGTAACTGTAGCTTGATTACGTTTTAAAGCTAAGTAACTTTTACCTTCACCCCAAAACTCAATTCTAGTTTGATTATAAATAGCTTGCTTAAGATTAGAGCCTGATAAAGGATCAACATAAGCATCTACAGCAGCAGATCCACCAGTTAAACGATTTGCCATAAATTCTTTTAATCTAGCTTTGGCAGCAGCGTCGTCACCAGATTTAGCAGCAGCTTCAGCGCTTAATAAATAAAATTCATCAACACGCATAAAAATATAATCTGTAGTTACAATTTGTTGACCACCAGCAGTTCTTCCAGCATCAAAAAATTTGTTAATTGGCATTCTATTTGTTGTACCAGTAGTACCAAATTGAGTTCTTCTAACATCACCAGCAGGAATTAAAGCTAATAAACCAGTATCGATAGTTTTTCTATCACCAGCCCATTGATAACTATAAGTATAGTAATCCACTTGACCCCACCAATTAAGTAACTGATGACCCATCTCTGTTGTAATATCATAACCCCACATCCAAGAAGGTGTGTTTACATTACTAAAACCAGAACCTGCACCTGGAAAAGCTAACTGACCTGTAGTTGTTAACGGATAAGCTCCAGAATTGATAATTTCATCAGAATAAACTTTAGCATCTGTATAGTTACCCATAGCAGCATAAGTATAAGCTAATAACCCTTTAGCAATATTTTGGTTAATTTGCTGTTTACTAGATGGAGTAAAACCATCTAATAAATCAATAGCGTCTAATAAATCATTCTCAATCAAATCATAAATTTGAGAAGCAGGAACTTTAGAAGCAATTCTAACTTCACCATCATTATAAGGTAAAATTGGTTGAGATGGATCATAAGCTCTTTGAAAAATTTGAGTTAAGTAAAAATAAGCATAAGCACGATATGCTTTAGCTTGACCTAAAAGATGTCTCGCCTCAGGAGTTGTTGGTACTGCGTCATTGCCCCCAAAAGATAATATAATGTTACTTGACATGTTAACAACTTTATAGTAATAACGCCAAATAATACTATTTTCTTCACGAGAAAAATCCACAGTAGAAACTAAATTAGCCGTATTTTGATACCATCCATATGAATTAGCAGACAAAGCCATATCACCAGACAACATGTCTAACCAAATATCAACACCTTTTTGACCTAAGTCATAGTGTCTAGTTCCTGTTATTCCAGCTGGCTCAATCAACAAACTACCAATACCATTAAGACTTCCTTCAACTAATGCAGGGTTAACATTTACATTATTAGCAATATCTTCACTAGTAATAACGTTGGTGTTTCTTACTGGATCTAGGAAATCTGAACTACAACCCGCTGTTACAAGCGATGTAGCTACTAAGAAATAAATAAATCTTCTTTTCATATTACAATTTTTTTAAAATTCAATTTTAGTACCAAAACTAAATGTAGTCATTGGCATGTAAATTCCAGAATTAGACGAGTTAATCAAAGTTGATGGATTAAGACCGTTTCTAGTACTGAACATTAATAAGTTATCACCTGAAACAAATAAGTTAAATTTAGACAAGTGCAACTTAGTTAAGAAAGATGCAGGCACATTATACCCTAATCTAACATTATTTAAAGATAAGAAATCAGCTTTAGTAAGGAAACGTGTTGACGTAGCATTAAAATTTACATCAGAAGCTACACCAGAAGATAATCTAGGTACATCAGTAACATCTCCATATTGTTTCCATGCATTGTGAATATCTCTGTGCCAGTTGTTAGCACCAATTAAATCTCCATTATCCATTAATTGAGCATATCCATTATCATAAATATGTCCACCGATACTATAACTAAACTGAGCTGTTAAATCAAAATTCTTATATGCTGCATTTAAACGAAATGCGCCTCTAACCTTAGGGATAGCAGATTTTCCAGTATATTTTTGAGTAGCTTGCGAATAATTATTTGTAGTAGTTTTTAAAACTTTTGCATCAGGATTATCATTCATGTAAATGGTCATACTGCCAATCGGAGCATCCCCATTATCAAAAATTCCATTATCATTTATATCATTGTAATATAAATTCCATAAACCAGCACCAGTTGCAGGATCTACACCAGCCCACTCACGCATATACCAATCATACAATGAACTTCCTTGAGATAATCTACCATCTAATACCTTTTTCTCACCTGTGAAAATATCAGTTGGCATTTCAGTAATTTCATTTTTCAAAAACTCACCATTGATTCCAACAGATAATTTTAAATCATCAGAAGTTTTAGCTTTTAATAAATGAGCCATCACATCAAATTCAATACCACTGTTACGTAATTGACCATCATTAATTTGCTGAGAAGTGTATCCAATGAAAGGAGGTAATGTTTGAGTAAAGAATAAATTATCAGTGTTTTTAACGTAATAATCTAAATTAAAATCAATAGTTTCATTAAATAATGTAGATTCGATACCAATCTGAGCAATTTTAGAAGTTTCCCAAGTTAAGTCAGGATTAGCTAACGTTGAACTTTCTGTAAAAGAGTAATCTCCATTAGGCGTTTGATTAATTGATGAAAGTTGCCATCCATATTGTAAACTTGTACCTTGATCCCCTATAATACCATAACTAGCTTTCAATTTCAAGAAATCAACAAAACTTAATTTAGACATAAAGTCTTCTTTAGATACTATCCAACCTAAACCAGCAGAACCAAAAGTTCCCCATTTGTTATTAATAAAACGAGAAGAACCATCTCTTCTTACTGAACCAGTTAAAAAGTATTTTTGGTTGTAGTTATAATTTAACTGACCAAAGTAACTATCTAAAGTCCATCTTTGAGAATATGAAGTAGCTCTACCATATGCAGAAGTATATTGAGATAAATCTAAAGTGTTAGGTAAAATTGCTCCAGTTGCAGCAGCATTGAAATCTTTAAAAGTATTTGCAGTCGATTCATGAGCAGCAAAAACTTCTAAACTATGATTTCCAACTACTTTACTGTAACGTAATAATTGTAAAAAATTTTGGTTTACAGTTGAGCTAACATCTTTACTTAAAAATCCATAATCAGCAGCAAAACCTCCATAATATGGATTATTTCTAGTAGAACCATCAAATTGTTGGTATTGTCCACTGTAACGAGTCTCAAAAGACAAGTCTTTAGTTAAATCAACAGCAAAATTAAAATTACCTAATAATGTAGTTGCATCTGTTTGAGATAAATCATAATAAGCATCAGCAATACCATTAGTACTATTCCATGCTCTACGACCATAAATACTACCGTAATCATATTGATTCCCTCCAAAAATAGGATCTGCAACTAAATTACCAGCAGTATCTCTTAAGTATAAATCATAAATAGCTGGGGTAGTATTAGTCAATGAAAATATGTTTCCTGATGAACCAGAACTACCTTCATCACTAGATGAATTAGTATATCTAGCACCTGTATATGCCATATTTCCACTTACTTTTAACCATTCTTTTGGTTTGTGCTCAAGGTTAATTCTAGCAGTATAACGCTTATAATTAGAGTTAATAGCATATCCTTGATCATCTAAATATCCAAATGAAGTAGCATAACGAGTATCTCCATTACCTCCACTGAACTGAACATTAGCCTCGCTTCTGTAACCTGTACCAAAAGCAGCATCAGACCATTTAGCAGGATTATATCTTCTTGATACTCCATTTGCTACTTTTCCTGTTGCAGGATCAATCAATTGAGAACCGTCAACATTCCAAATATTATATTGACTATTGATAGTTTCACCTGTACCATCACCATACAAATTAGAATTTGCATAAGATACTGGATCTAAATACCCTAACAACATACCTTTAGTTTTTAATGAAGACCAAGCTGTTTCGATATACTCCTCTGGAGAATCGATAACATCATAATTTGGTAACATTAAAGAGTTTATACTCGTTTTAAAATCAACAGAAACAAGAGTTTTTCCTGCTTTACCTTGTTTTGTAGTGATTAAGATAACCCCATTAGCCCCTCTAGATCCATAGATCGAAGTAGCAGCAGCATCTTTCAAAACTATCATGTTTTCAATATCAGCAGGATTAATAGCACTGATATCACTCGCATAAGGAGCGCCATCTACAACGTACAAAGGAGCTTGGTTTCCATTAACAGAACCAAAACCACGAATACGAATAGTAGCATCACTACCTGGAGCACCAGAACCAGTGATTACGTTCACCCCAGCAACCTCACCTCTTAAAGCTTGAGAAATATTTGAAACTGTTTTCGCTTCAATATTTTCTTTTACCAATTTAGTTGCTGTTCCTGTAAAGGCTTCTTTTGAGGTTTTACTATAACCTACACCGATTACTTCTACTTCAGCCAATTGCTTTAAATCATCCTTCATAGATACATTGTAAGAATTAGCCGCAGCAATTGCAACTTTCACAGTTGACTTACCGGTGTAAGTAATTACTAAAACTTCACCGTTCTTAGCTTTAATGGTATAATTACCATCAAAATCAGTTGTAGTACCACGAGTTGTTCCTTCTACAACAACGTTAGCACCTGCAATTGGGCCTAGTTCGTCAGAAACTACACCTGTAACAGTTTTCTCTTGCGCGAACGAAAACTGCATTGTAAACGCTACTAAAAGCGTAAAAATCCATTTGAACTTCGATCTCATATTAAATTTATTTGAGTTAGTTATTCCGCAAACTTCTTAATTATTTCTTAAATAAACAAATAATACTTCGGAATATTACTAATTTATTTTTGTTAAAGTTTTTGTTTTAAAAAAACATTTAGCGAAACATTAACATTCATTAGATGAGAATATGACAAAAAGGTTGCGTATAAAATTATATTTTTGTCAAAAAAAAGAATGTTAAGCAAAAGTTACAGTAATTTAATATTGGAATGTGGCACCGACGAAGCCGGACGCGGTTGTCTTGCAGGACCCGTAACCGCAGCTGCTATTTTACTACCTAACAATTTTGAACTCAATTTACTTAACGACTCAAAACAATTGTCTGAAAAAATTAGAGAAAAACTAAAACCAGCAATTGAAGCCAAAGCCATTTCGTTTGCAGTAACACATATTTTCCCTAACGAAATTGACGAAATAAACATTTTGAACGCTTCGATGAAAGCAATGCAGGAGTCTATTTTAAAGTTAAATCAAACTCCAGAACACATAATTGTAGATGGAAATCGTCCATTGAATGGCAAATTAGGCATGAAACAAAAAACAGGTAAGATCTTTACAAGTGAAGAAATTAAGATTTTAAAATCAATTCCAAGTACAAGTATTATTAAAGGAGATAGCAAATATTTGAGTATAGCTGCCGCTTCGGTTTTAGCAAAAACGCACCGAGACGAATATATGGATAAAATCCACGAAGAGTTTCCAATGTATAATTGGAAAAGAAACAAAGGTTATCCAACAAAAGAACATAGAGAAGCTATTAAAAAATATGGGGCGTGTAAATACCATCGAATGAGTTTCCGATTATTACCTGAGCAACTGGAATTGGAATTTTAAAGTTTTCAGTCGCAGTTGGCTTTACGATTCAAATAGCACATCTGAATACTGTGACTAAAAACTGAAAACTAAATTAAAATCTCGGCTTCAAACAAATTTTGAAAATGTTTTAGAATTTTCTCTTTTACTTCTTGCTCATCCACCGCTTTTCCTAATTCAGCATGCATTGAAGTAACCGCTTTCCCTTTTATTCCACATGGAATGATATTATCAAAATACCCTAAATCTGCATTTACGTTTAAGGCGAAGCCATGCATGGTCACCCAACGCGAAGCCCGCACTCCCATAGCGCAAATTTTTCTTGCAAAAGGCGTTCCTACATCAAACCAAACTCCGGTTTCTCCTTCGCTTCTAGTTCCATGTAAACCATATTCAGCTATAGTTAAAATAATAGCTTCTTCTAAGAATCGTAAGTATTTATGTATGTCGGTAAAAAAGTTTTCTAAATCTAAAATAGGATAACCTACAATTTGTCCTGGTCCATGATAGGTAATATCGCCTCCTCTATTGATTTTGTAAAAAGTGGCTCCTTTTGTTTCTAATTGTTTTTCAGAAAGTAATAAATTTGAAACATCGCCGCTTTTTCCCAACGTATAAACATGCGGATGCTCTACATAAAGCAGGAAGTTGGGAGTTAGAAGTTGGGAGTTGGATTGTCTATTTTTAATTTTAATATCTACAATTTCTTTGAATAATTCTTCTTGATAATCCCAAGTTTCTTTGTAATCTTTATTTCCTAAATCTTGAAGTTGTACTTTTTTATTCATGATGACCGAAATTGTGTTTTGAAAAGTGATGCAAAGATACGAATAGTTTGCTAATTAGCCCTCACAGGAGAGACATCCTTTTTATTTGTTGCCTTCGAGAACCTCAGGCAACAAATAAAAAAGATATAACGGATGGCAGGAATACGGAAACCAAAAAGCCCGAACCATTCGCATCTATAAAAGTATTCTGAAAAAACTCATTACTAATAAACTTTTAAACTTGAAACTTGAAACTTTTGAACTTGAAACAAAATAAATTATCTTTGCACGCTTAAATACAATACTATGCAACTTTCGGAACAAGAAATCATTAGAAGAGACAAATTAAACGCTTTACGCGAACTTGGAATTAACCCTTATCCAGCGGATTTATTTCCGGTGAATCACACTTCAAAGCAAGTGAAGGAAAATTTTGAAGAAGGTAAGAAGGTTGTTTTGGCTGGACGTTTGATGAGTGTTCGTGATCAAGGAAAAGCTTCGTTTGCTGAATTACAAGACAGCGAAGGAAGAATACAGTTGTATTTTAATCGTGACGTGCTTTGCGAAAGCGAAGACAAAACGCTTTATAATCAGGTTTTCAAAAAATTAACCGATTTAGGAGACTTTATTGGTATTGAGGGAGAATTATTCATGACGAAAGTAGGTGCTATGTGTGTTCGTGTGGATGATTTTAAAATGTTGAGCAAAACTTTAAAACCGCTTCCGTTGCCAAAAACAGATGAAGAAGGTCATGTTTTTGATGCGTTTACTGATCCAGAATTGCGTTACCGTATGCGATACGTAGATTTAGTGGTAAACCCACATGTGAAAGAAGTGTTCATGAAAAGAACCAAATTGTTCACCGCTATGAGAACATTTTTCAATGAAGCAGGTTACATGGAAGTAGAAACTCCGGTTTTACAATCGATTCCGGGTGGAGCAGCTGCAAGACCTTTTATTACACATCATAATAGTTTAGATATTCCATTATACATGAGAATTGCTAACGAATTATATTTGAAAAGATTAATCGTAGGTGGTTTTGATGGTGTTTACGAATTTTCGAAAAACTTCCGTAACGAAGGAATGGACAGAACACACAATCCAGAATTTACCGCTATGGAAATTTATGTAGCTTATAAAGACTACAACTGGATGATGGAAATGACTGAAAACCTTTTAGAATATTGTGCTACTCAAGTAAATGGAACTACTGAAGCTACTTTTGGAGAACATAAAGTAAACTTCAAAGCGCCATATGCAAGAGTAACTATGACCGATGCGATTAAACAATTCACTGGTTTTGACATTACAGGAAAATCGGAAGATGAATTGCGTGAAGCTGCAAAATCGATGGGAATTGAAGTAAATGATACCATGGGTAAAGGAAAATTAATTGATGAAATTTTTGGCGAGAAATGTGAAGGCAACTTCATTCAACCAACCTTCATTACAGATTATCCAAAAGAAATGTCACCATTGTGTAAATCACACCGTGATAATCCTGAATTAACTGAGCGTTTCGAATTGATGGTTTGTGGAAAAGAAATTGCAAACGCCTATTCCGAATTAAACGACCCAATTGACCAAAGAGAACGTTTTGTAGCCCAAATGGAATTAGCAGCAAAAGGTGATGATGAAGCCAACGGAATTATAGATGAAGACTTTTTAAGAGCTTTAGAATACGGAATGCCTCCAACTTCTGGATTAGGAATTGGAATGGACAGATTAATCATGTTCTTAACCAACAATCAATCGATTCAAGAAGTGTTGTTCTTCCCACAAATGCGTCCAGAGAAAAAAGGTCCCGAATTAACAGAAGACGAAAAACACATTATCGAAATTTTGAAAGCTAACGAAGGAATTTCGATTGGTGACTTAAAAATAAAATCAGAGTTAAGCGGAAAAAAATGGGATGCTGCCAGCAAAGGCATTAGCAAACATGGATTACTCAAAATAGAAGTAAATGGAGATAATAAAATTGCCATTTATACAGGAAAATAAATGTTACACCAAAAGACTTCAAAAATTGAAGTCTTTTTTTTACTTTTACAAAAATCAACTCTCATTAAAATGAAAAAAATCTGCTTTATACTAGTATTGTGCCATAGTTTTATAGCTTTAGCCCAAACCCCAACATTCACTTGGAGTGAAGGTAACTCTTCAATTGAAAATGAACTCAATTATTCGATTCAAAACTATTTTGATGGTAAACGAATTTTTAATGTAAGATCTATTTACAACGATAAAATATTCAATAAAGATGTTTTTGTCGATATATTTTCCTCAAATGATGATTTTGAAAAAGATGAAAATAATTTTTCAATTGGATTAGAACAACCCGTAATGGGATTGAATACAAAAACAATTACTGCTCTATTTCCGCTATCTAATAAAGAATATGTATATTTTGTGACTGAGTTTAATAGCGAAACTAAAGAATTTGAACTTTTTACACAAAAAGTAAATATTGATACGGGGACAAAAACAAAGGCAAGTTTTTTATTGAAAATGCCCGCAAAAAACGCGTTCAATATTGGCGACTATTTTATAGCTCAATCTGAAAACAAACAATTTTACGG
Proteins encoded in this region:
- a CDS encoding S8 family serine peptidase, with the protein product MIKNYFFIKVLLVFFFGLINVAAQNEAEKTLLSQSYDEELTLRTFNFLANNNVAREARVLAYMEAKKSIRDFFSNGVKYRIYDIVNDSPIFISTDNKYSAFALKTNKLYPSGTLGLSLTGLGMSVGVWDGGWALSAHQEFQLSGSSRISNPDYPSVNPAADLHATHVVGTVCAKGVTANARGMAYESSVKSYDWSGDENEVANEAATGLLVSNHSYGIPIYNDANELNVPVWYMGCYNDAAVDWDQIAYSFPYYLSVHSAGNSGQETYTGGFAAGLDKLTGNKNAKNLLIVANANPTVHPITGNMSAMSINASSSQGPTDDGRIKPDIAADGTSVFSTSNASTSTYDTLSGTSMASPSVAGSLILLQQLNNNLNSTYLKSATLKGLVCHTAVDDVTNVGPDPYFGWGLMDTNAVATLLINENSATPTTVIEEYQLNQGGTYTINVQVSNPKLLKATICWTDVPGTSQNSQLNSTTPVLVNDLDLRIIKGAETNFPWKFDLANITSQAIKGDNLVDNVEKVEVENALGIYTIQVSHKGTLFGTNQAYSLIISGYDQIVLNNADFSTNSIAVYPNPTSDKININSSKNEILSYQIFDMQGRFIASEKINNLTDFSIDMSSLNTGVYFIQLNSEEGVSRHKIVKK
- the lipB gene encoding lipoyl(octanoyl) transferase LipB, coding for MNKKVQLQDLGNKDYKETWDYQEELFKEIVDIKIKNRQSNSQLLTPNFLLYVEHPHVYTLGKSGDVSNLLLSEKQLETKGATFYKINRGGDITYHGPGQIVGYPILDLENFFTDIHKYLRFLEEAIILTIAEYGLHGTRSEGETGVWFDVGTPFARKICAMGVRASRWVTMHGFALNVNADLGYFDNIIPCGIKGKAVTSMHAELGKAVDEQEVKEKILKHFQNLFEAEILI
- a CDS encoding RagB/SusD family nutrient uptake outer membrane protein produces the protein MKRRFIYFLVATSLVTAGCSSDFLDPVRNTNVITSEDIANNVNVNPALVEGSLNGIGSLLIEPAGITGTRHYDLGQKGVDIWLDMLSGDMALSANSYGWYQNTANLVSTVDFSREENSIIWRYYYKVVNMSSNIILSFGGNDAVPTTPEARHLLGQAKAYRAYAYFYLTQIFQRAYDPSQPILPYNDGEVRIASKVPASQIYDLIENDLLDAIDLLDGFTPSSKQQINQNIAKGLLAYTYAAMGNYTDAKVYSDEIINSGAYPLTTTGQLAFPGAGSGFSNVNTPSWMWGYDITTEMGHQLLNWWGQVDYYTYSYQWAGDRKTIDTGLLALIPAGDVRRTQFGTTGTTNRMPINKFFDAGRTAGGQQIVTTDYIFMRVDEFYLLSAEAAAKSGDDAAAKARLKEFMANRLTGGSAAVDAYVDPLSGSNLKQAIYNQTRIEFWGEGKSYLALKRNQATVTRGTNHVFRPNQSFAYDIDEMSFQIPQVEMDNNPSITGQN
- a CDS encoding SusC/RagA family TonB-linked outer membrane protein; the encoded protein is MRSKFKWIFTLLVAFTMQFSFAQEKTVTGVVSDELGPIAGANVVVEGTTRGTTTDFDGNYTIKAKNGEVLVITYTGKSTVKVAIAAANSYNVSMKDDLKQLAEVEVIGVGYSKTSKEAFTGTATKLVKENIEAKTVSNISQALRGEVAGVNVITGSGAPGSDATIRIRGFGSVNGNQAPLYVVDGAPYASDISAINPADIENMIVLKDAAATSIYGSRGANGVILITTKQGKAGKTLVSVDFKTSINSLMLPNYDVIDSPEEYIETAWSSLKTKGMLLGYLDPVSYANSNLYGDGTGETINSQYNIWNVDGSQLIDPATGKVANGVSRRYNPAKWSDAAFGTGYRSEANVQFSGGNGDTRYATSFGYLDDQGYAINSNYKRYTARINLEHKPKEWLKVSGNMAYTGARYTNSSSDEGSSGSSGNIFSLTNTTPAIYDLYLRDTAGNLVADPIFGGNQYDYGSIYGRRAWNSTNGIADAYYDLSQTDATTLLGNFNFAVDLTKDLSFETRYSGQYQQFDGSTRNNPYYGGFAADYGFLSKDVSSTVNQNFLQLLRYSKVVGNHSLEVFAAHESTANTFKDFNAAATGAILPNTLDLSQYTSAYGRATSYSQRWTLDSYFGQLNYNYNQKYFLTGSVRRDGSSRFINNKWGTFGSAGLGWIVSKEDFMSKLSFVDFLKLKASYGIIGDQGTSLQYGWQLSSINQTPNGDYSFTESSTLANPDLTWETSKIAQIGIESTLFNETIDFNLDYYVKNTDNLFFTQTLPPFIGYTSQQINDGQLRNSGIEFDVMAHLLKAKTSDDLKLSVGINGEFLKNEITEMPTDIFTGEKKVLDGRLSQGSSLYDWYMREWAGVDPATGAGLWNLYYNDINDNGIFDNGDAPIGSMTIYMNDNPDAKVLKTTTNNYSQATQKYTGKSAIPKVRGAFRLNAAYKNFDLTAQFSYSIGGHIYDNGYAQLMDNGDLIGANNWHRDIHNAWKQYGDVTDVPRLSSGVASDVNFNATSTRFLTKADFLSLNNVRLGYNVPASFLTKLHLSKFNLFVSGDNLLMFSTRNGLNPSTLINSSNSGIYMPMTTFSFGTKIEF
- the lysS gene encoding lysine--tRNA ligase, with amino-acid sequence MQLSEQEIIRRDKLNALRELGINPYPADLFPVNHTSKQVKENFEEGKKVVLAGRLMSVRDQGKASFAELQDSEGRIQLYFNRDVLCESEDKTLYNQVFKKLTDLGDFIGIEGELFMTKVGAMCVRVDDFKMLSKTLKPLPLPKTDEEGHVFDAFTDPELRYRMRYVDLVVNPHVKEVFMKRTKLFTAMRTFFNEAGYMEVETPVLQSIPGGAAARPFITHHNSLDIPLYMRIANELYLKRLIVGGFDGVYEFSKNFRNEGMDRTHNPEFTAMEIYVAYKDYNWMMEMTENLLEYCATQVNGTTEATFGEHKVNFKAPYARVTMTDAIKQFTGFDITGKSEDELREAAKSMGIEVNDTMGKGKLIDEIFGEKCEGNFIQPTFITDYPKEMSPLCKSHRDNPELTERFELMVCGKEIANAYSELNDPIDQRERFVAQMELAAKGDDEANGIIDEDFLRALEYGMPPTSGLGIGMDRLIMFLTNNQSIQEVLFFPQMRPEKKGPELTEDEKHIIEILKANEGISIGDLKIKSELSGKKWDAASKGISKHGLLKIEVNGDNKIAIYTGK
- a CDS encoding ribonuclease HII, producing MLSKSYSNLILECGTDEAGRGCLAGPVTAAAILLPNNFELNLLNDSKQLSEKIREKLKPAIEAKAISFAVTHIFPNEIDEINILNASMKAMQESILKLNQTPEHIIVDGNRPLNGKLGMKQKTGKIFTSEEIKILKSIPSTSIIKGDSKYLSIAAASVLAKTHRDEYMDKIHEEFPMYNWKRNKGYPTKEHREAIKKYGACKYHRMSFRLLPEQLELEF